One window of Bos indicus isolate NIAB-ARS_2022 breed Sahiwal x Tharparkar chromosome 18, NIAB-ARS_B.indTharparkar_mat_pri_1.0, whole genome shotgun sequence genomic DNA carries:
- the EGLN2 gene encoding prolyl hydroxylase EGLN2 isoform X4, translating into MDSPCQPQPLSQALPQLPGSVSEPLEPSRARMGVESYLPCPLLSYHRPGAPTEASAGSGTPRATATSTTGSPLREGFGAQDGGELRPLQSEGAAALVTKGCQRLAAQGARPEAPKRKWAEDGGDAPAPSKRPWARQENQEAEGEGCSSGSGEASAGLREEVLPAAPERLALDYIVPCMRYYGICVKDSFLGAALGGQVLAEVEALKRGGRLRDGQLVSQRAIPPRSIRGDQIAWVEGHEPGCQSIGALMAHVDAVIRHCAGRLGSYVINGRTKAMVACYPGNGLGYVRHVDNPHGDGRCITCIYYLNQNWDVKVHGGLLQIFPEGRPVVANIEPLFDRLLIFWSDRRNPHEVKPAYATRYAITVWYFDAKERAAAKDKYQLASGQKGVQVPVSQPTTPT; encoded by the exons ATGGACAGCCCGTGCCAGCCCCAGCCCTTGAGTCAGGCTCTCCCTCAGTTGCCGGGTTCGGTGTCAGAGCCCTTGGAGCCTAGCCGGGCCAGGATGGGGGTGGAGAGTTACCTGCCCTGTCCCCTGCTGTCCTACCACCGTCCAGGAGCGCCCACTGAGGCCTCGGCGGGGAGTGGGACCCCCAGAGCCACAGCTACTTCCACTACAGGCAGCCCCCTGCGGGAGGGCTTCGGTGCCCAGGATGGCGGCGAGCTGCGGCCGCTGCAGAGTGAGGGTGCTGCGGCACTGGTCACCAAGGGGTGCCAGCGGCTGGCAGCCCAGGGCGCTCGGCCCGAGGCCCCCAAACGGAAGTGGGCAGAGGATGGTGGGGATGCCCCCGCACCCAGCAAGCGGCCCTGGGCCAGGCAGGAGAACCAGGAGGCGGAGGGGGAGGGCTGCAGCAGTGGCAGTGGCGAGGCCAGCGCCGGGCTGAGGGAGGAGGTGCTGCCCGCGGCGCCCGAGCGCCTGGCCCTGGACTACATTGTGCCCTGCATGCGGTACTATGGCATCTGCGTCAAGGACAGCTTTCTGGGGGCGGCCCTGGGTGGCCAAGTGCTGGCGGAGGTAGAGGCCCTGAAGCGGGGCGGGCGCCTGCGAGACGGGCAGCTTGTGAGCCAGCGGGCTATCCCGCCACGCAGCATCCGTGGGGACCAGATTGCCTGGGTGGAAGGCCATGAGCCAGGCTGTCAAAGCATCGGTGCCCTCATGGCCCATGTGGATGCTGTCATCCGCCATTGTGCTGGGAGGCTGGGCAGCTACGTCATCAATGGGCGCACCAAG GCCATGGTGGCATGTTACCCAGGAAATGGGCTGGGATACGTCAGACACGTTGACAATCCCCATGGCGACGGGCGCTGCATCACTTGTATCTATTACCTGAATCAGAACTGGGATGTCAAG GTGCATGGCGGCCTGCTGCAGATATTCCCTGAGGGCCGGCCCGTGGTAGCCAACATTGAGCCCCTCTTCGACCGGCTGCTCATTTTCTGGTCTGATCGGCGGAACCCCCATGAGGTGAAACCAGCCTATGCCACCAG GTACGCCATCACTGTCTGGTATTTTGATGCCAAGGAGCGAGCAGCAGCCAAAGACAAGTATCAGCTAG catcaggacaGAAAGGGGTCCAAGTGCCCGTGTCACAGCCGACTACGCCCACCTAG
- the EGLN2 gene encoding prolyl hydroxylase EGLN2 isoform X1, translated as MDSPCQPQPLSQALPQLPGSVSEPLEPSRARMGVESYLPCPLLSYHRPGAPTEASAGSGTPRATATSTTGSPLREGFGAQDGGELRPLQSEGAAALVTKGCQRLAAQGARPEAPKRKWAEDGGDAPAPSKRPWARQENQEAEGEGCSSGSGEASAGLREEVLPAAPERLALDYIVPCMRYYGICVKDSFLGAALGGQVLAEVEALKRGGRLRDGQLVSQRAIPPRSIRGDQIAWVEGHEPGCQSIGALMAHVDAVIRHCAGRLGSYVINGRTKSPRFLTLPGILSKTLKRGAAIHSPASVSEPWWGQQPRDVCSWALEQADKAMVACYPGNGLGYVRHVDNPHGDGRCITCIYYLNQNWDVKVHGGLLQIFPEGRPVVANIEPLFDRLLIFWSDRRNPHEVKPAYATSIRTERGPSARVTADYAHLVASPRAAWTDSLPWLQESPGPWCCQSRCLLLPRHHHCF; from the exons ATGGACAGCCCGTGCCAGCCCCAGCCCTTGAGTCAGGCTCTCCCTCAGTTGCCGGGTTCGGTGTCAGAGCCCTTGGAGCCTAGCCGGGCCAGGATGGGGGTGGAGAGTTACCTGCCCTGTCCCCTGCTGTCCTACCACCGTCCAGGAGCGCCCACTGAGGCCTCGGCGGGGAGTGGGACCCCCAGAGCCACAGCTACTTCCACTACAGGCAGCCCCCTGCGGGAGGGCTTCGGTGCCCAGGATGGCGGCGAGCTGCGGCCGCTGCAGAGTGAGGGTGCTGCGGCACTGGTCACCAAGGGGTGCCAGCGGCTGGCAGCCCAGGGCGCTCGGCCCGAGGCCCCCAAACGGAAGTGGGCAGAGGATGGTGGGGATGCCCCCGCACCCAGCAAGCGGCCCTGGGCCAGGCAGGAGAACCAGGAGGCGGAGGGGGAGGGCTGCAGCAGTGGCAGTGGCGAGGCCAGCGCCGGGCTGAGGGAGGAGGTGCTGCCCGCGGCGCCCGAGCGCCTGGCCCTGGACTACATTGTGCCCTGCATGCGGTACTATGGCATCTGCGTCAAGGACAGCTTTCTGGGGGCGGCCCTGGGTGGCCAAGTGCTGGCGGAGGTAGAGGCCCTGAAGCGGGGCGGGCGCCTGCGAGACGGGCAGCTTGTGAGCCAGCGGGCTATCCCGCCACGCAGCATCCGTGGGGACCAGATTGCCTGGGTGGAAGGCCATGAGCCAGGCTGTCAAAGCATCGGTGCCCTCATGGCCCATGTGGATGCTGTCATCCGCCATTGTGCTGGGAGGCTGGGCAGCTACGTCATCAATGGGCGCACCAAG TCACCGCGATTCTTGACCTTGCCGGGGATCCTCTCAAAGACCCTGAAGAGAGGTGCCGCCATTCATAGCCCTGCATCTGTGTCTGAGCCCTGGTGGGGTCAGCAGCCCCGTGATGTCTGTTCATGGGCCTTAGAGCAAGCAGACAAG GCCATGGTGGCATGTTACCCAGGAAATGGGCTGGGATACGTCAGACACGTTGACAATCCCCATGGCGACGGGCGCTGCATCACTTGTATCTATTACCTGAATCAGAACTGGGATGTCAAG GTGCATGGCGGCCTGCTGCAGATATTCCCTGAGGGCCGGCCCGTGGTAGCCAACATTGAGCCCCTCTTCGACCGGCTGCTCATTTTCTGGTCTGATCGGCGGAACCCCCATGAGGTGAAACCAGCCTATGCCACCAG catcaggacaGAAAGGGGTCCAAGTGCCCGTGTCACAGCCGACTACGCCCACCTAGTGGCCAGTCCCAGAGCTGCATGGACAGACAGCCTGCCCTGGCTTCAGGAGAGCCCTGGGCCCTGGTGCTGCCAGTCTCGGTGCCTGCTCCTTCCCCGCCACCACCACTGCTTCTGA
- the EGLN2 gene encoding prolyl hydroxylase EGLN2 isoform X2: protein MDSPCQPQPLSQALPQLPGSVSEPLEPSRARMGVESYLPCPLLSYHRPGAPTEASAGSGTPRATATSTTGSPLREGFGAQDGGELRPLQSEGAAALVTKGCQRLAAQGARPEAPKRKWAEDGGDAPAPSKRPWARQENQEAEGEGCSSGSGEASAGLREEVLPAAPERLALDYIVPCMRYYGICVKDSFLGAALGGQVLAEVEALKRGGRLRDGQLVSQRAIPPRSIRGDQIAWVEGHEPGCQSIGALMAHVDAVIRHCAGRLGSYVINGRTKSPRFLTLPGILSKTLKRGAAIHSPASVSEPWWGQQPRDVCSWALEQADKAMVACYPGNGLGYVRHVDNPHGDGRCITCIYYLNQNWDVKVHGGLLQIFPEGRPVVANIEPLFDRLLIFWSDRRNPHEVKPAYATRYAITVWYFDAKERAAAKDKYQLASGQKGVQVPVSQPTTPT from the exons ATGGACAGCCCGTGCCAGCCCCAGCCCTTGAGTCAGGCTCTCCCTCAGTTGCCGGGTTCGGTGTCAGAGCCCTTGGAGCCTAGCCGGGCCAGGATGGGGGTGGAGAGTTACCTGCCCTGTCCCCTGCTGTCCTACCACCGTCCAGGAGCGCCCACTGAGGCCTCGGCGGGGAGTGGGACCCCCAGAGCCACAGCTACTTCCACTACAGGCAGCCCCCTGCGGGAGGGCTTCGGTGCCCAGGATGGCGGCGAGCTGCGGCCGCTGCAGAGTGAGGGTGCTGCGGCACTGGTCACCAAGGGGTGCCAGCGGCTGGCAGCCCAGGGCGCTCGGCCCGAGGCCCCCAAACGGAAGTGGGCAGAGGATGGTGGGGATGCCCCCGCACCCAGCAAGCGGCCCTGGGCCAGGCAGGAGAACCAGGAGGCGGAGGGGGAGGGCTGCAGCAGTGGCAGTGGCGAGGCCAGCGCCGGGCTGAGGGAGGAGGTGCTGCCCGCGGCGCCCGAGCGCCTGGCCCTGGACTACATTGTGCCCTGCATGCGGTACTATGGCATCTGCGTCAAGGACAGCTTTCTGGGGGCGGCCCTGGGTGGCCAAGTGCTGGCGGAGGTAGAGGCCCTGAAGCGGGGCGGGCGCCTGCGAGACGGGCAGCTTGTGAGCCAGCGGGCTATCCCGCCACGCAGCATCCGTGGGGACCAGATTGCCTGGGTGGAAGGCCATGAGCCAGGCTGTCAAAGCATCGGTGCCCTCATGGCCCATGTGGATGCTGTCATCCGCCATTGTGCTGGGAGGCTGGGCAGCTACGTCATCAATGGGCGCACCAAG TCACCGCGATTCTTGACCTTGCCGGGGATCCTCTCAAAGACCCTGAAGAGAGGTGCCGCCATTCATAGCCCTGCATCTGTGTCTGAGCCCTGGTGGGGTCAGCAGCCCCGTGATGTCTGTTCATGGGCCTTAGAGCAAGCAGACAAG GCCATGGTGGCATGTTACCCAGGAAATGGGCTGGGATACGTCAGACACGTTGACAATCCCCATGGCGACGGGCGCTGCATCACTTGTATCTATTACCTGAATCAGAACTGGGATGTCAAG GTGCATGGCGGCCTGCTGCAGATATTCCCTGAGGGCCGGCCCGTGGTAGCCAACATTGAGCCCCTCTTCGACCGGCTGCTCATTTTCTGGTCTGATCGGCGGAACCCCCATGAGGTGAAACCAGCCTATGCCACCAG GTACGCCATCACTGTCTGGTATTTTGATGCCAAGGAGCGAGCAGCAGCCAAAGACAAGTATCAGCTAG catcaggacaGAAAGGGGTCCAAGTGCCCGTGTCACAGCCGACTACGCCCACCTAG
- the EGLN2 gene encoding prolyl hydroxylase EGLN2 isoform X3: MDSPCQPQPLSQALPQLPGSVSEPLEPSRARMGVESYLPCPLLSYHRPGAPTEASAGSGTPRATATSTTGSPLREGFGAQDGGELRPLQSEGAAALVTKGCQRLAAQGARPEAPKRKWAEDGGDAPAPSKRPWARQENQEAEGEGCSSGSGEASAGLREEVLPAAPERLALDYIVPCMRYYGICVKDSFLGAALGGQVLAEVEALKRGGRLRDGQLVSQRAIPPRSIRGDQIAWVEGHEPGCQSIGALMAHVDAVIRHCAGRLGSYVINGRTKAMVACYPGNGLGYVRHVDNPHGDGRCITCIYYLNQNWDVKVHGGLLQIFPEGRPVVANIEPLFDRLLIFWSDRRNPHEVKPAYATSIRTERGPSARVTADYAHLVASPRAAWTDSLPWLQESPGPWCCQSRCLLLPRHHHCF, encoded by the exons ATGGACAGCCCGTGCCAGCCCCAGCCCTTGAGTCAGGCTCTCCCTCAGTTGCCGGGTTCGGTGTCAGAGCCCTTGGAGCCTAGCCGGGCCAGGATGGGGGTGGAGAGTTACCTGCCCTGTCCCCTGCTGTCCTACCACCGTCCAGGAGCGCCCACTGAGGCCTCGGCGGGGAGTGGGACCCCCAGAGCCACAGCTACTTCCACTACAGGCAGCCCCCTGCGGGAGGGCTTCGGTGCCCAGGATGGCGGCGAGCTGCGGCCGCTGCAGAGTGAGGGTGCTGCGGCACTGGTCACCAAGGGGTGCCAGCGGCTGGCAGCCCAGGGCGCTCGGCCCGAGGCCCCCAAACGGAAGTGGGCAGAGGATGGTGGGGATGCCCCCGCACCCAGCAAGCGGCCCTGGGCCAGGCAGGAGAACCAGGAGGCGGAGGGGGAGGGCTGCAGCAGTGGCAGTGGCGAGGCCAGCGCCGGGCTGAGGGAGGAGGTGCTGCCCGCGGCGCCCGAGCGCCTGGCCCTGGACTACATTGTGCCCTGCATGCGGTACTATGGCATCTGCGTCAAGGACAGCTTTCTGGGGGCGGCCCTGGGTGGCCAAGTGCTGGCGGAGGTAGAGGCCCTGAAGCGGGGCGGGCGCCTGCGAGACGGGCAGCTTGTGAGCCAGCGGGCTATCCCGCCACGCAGCATCCGTGGGGACCAGATTGCCTGGGTGGAAGGCCATGAGCCAGGCTGTCAAAGCATCGGTGCCCTCATGGCCCATGTGGATGCTGTCATCCGCCATTGTGCTGGGAGGCTGGGCAGCTACGTCATCAATGGGCGCACCAAG GCCATGGTGGCATGTTACCCAGGAAATGGGCTGGGATACGTCAGACACGTTGACAATCCCCATGGCGACGGGCGCTGCATCACTTGTATCTATTACCTGAATCAGAACTGGGATGTCAAG GTGCATGGCGGCCTGCTGCAGATATTCCCTGAGGGCCGGCCCGTGGTAGCCAACATTGAGCCCCTCTTCGACCGGCTGCTCATTTTCTGGTCTGATCGGCGGAACCCCCATGAGGTGAAACCAGCCTATGCCACCAG catcaggacaGAAAGGGGTCCAAGTGCCCGTGTCACAGCCGACTACGCCCACCTAGTGGCCAGTCCCAGAGCTGCATGGACAGACAGCCTGCCCTGGCTTCAGGAGAGCCCTGGGCCCTGGTGCTGCCAGTCTCGGTGCCTGCTCCTTCCCCGCCACCACCACTGCTTCTGA